A window from Cydia strobilella chromosome 9, ilCydStro3.1, whole genome shotgun sequence encodes these proteins:
- the LOC134743965 gene encoding lactosylceramide 4-alpha-galactosyltransferase-like — MINKIIIKLRRRRILTLFLTCVVLVILYGYIVLQTPLSPDLYFIHWDSLEDISCHYIDLDNTLPRAESEEFQPPSRSIFFHETSCKGDLDSRQACAVESAARAHPGWQINVLFAAPVHKNALKNGSLSVLRNFTNIRLSRVHITNYAKRTPLESMVSGGALNRSRWRIGHTSDVLRYLTLYKFGGVYLDLDVVVAKALDPLARNWAARETDTEVASGALAFSRDELGRSVAEAAIRDIKNNYRGDDWGSNGPGVITRILKKHCSTSNLSLMSAATCNGFEVYGPQFFYPVEYWNGFEYFEPGEIKLEDTAYIFHVWNQLTGDLPVHKDSPYAKLARKYCPSVYKLYGKDFLLPVVKT, encoded by the exons AtgattaacaaaataataatcaaaCTAAGACGCCGGCGGATATTAACCTTATTTTTAACATGCGTCGTCTTGGTAATTCTTTATGGCTACATAGTGCTACAGACGCCACTGTCCCCAGACCTTTACTTTATTCACTGGGATTCTTTAGAAGATATATCGTGCCATTACATAGACCTAGACAATACTTTACCACGAGCAGAGAGCGAGGAGTTTCAACCGCCGTCCCGCTCAATATTCTTTCACGAAACGTCTTGTAAAGGAGACTTGGATTCCCGGCAAGCATGTGCTGTGGAATCCGCGGCGCGCGCTCACCCTGGATGGCAGATAAACGTTCTATTCGCTGCTCCTGTGCATAAAAACGCTTTGAAAAATGGAAGTCTATCAGTATTGAGGAACTTTACAAATATTAGATTATCTAGAGTGCACATAACAAATTACGCTAAAAGAACTCCTTTAGAGAGTATGGTTTCTGGTGGTGCCTTGAACAGGTCTCGATGGCGTATAGGGCACACGTCTGATGTGCTTCGGTATTTAACTTTATACAAGTTCGGAGGGGTGTATTTGGACTTGGATGTGGTGGTGGCGAAAGCATTGGACCCGCTGGCGAGGAACTGGGCAGCCAGAGAGACGGACACGGAGGTGGCTTCTGGGGCCCTGGCGTTCTCGAGGGACGAGCTTGGGAGGAGCGTTGCTGAGGCGGCCATCAG GGACATAAAGAACAACTACAGAGGCGACGACTGGGGCTCCAACGGGCCTGGTGTCATTACGCGCATCCTCAAGAAGCATTGCTCGACCAGCAACCTCAGCCTAATGTCCGCCGCAACATGCAACG GTTTCGAGGTGTACGGTCCCCAGTTCTTCTACCCGGTGGAATACTGGAACGGCTTTGAATACTTCGAGCCGGGCGAAATAAAACTAGAAGACACCGCTTACATTTTCCACGTATGGAACCAACTGACAGGTGACCTTCCAGTACACAAGGACTCTCCTTATGCTAAATTAGCAAGGAAATACTGCCCCAgcgtttataaattatatggcaAAGATTTTTTACTACCTGTAGTTAAAACCTGA
- the LOC134744438 gene encoding uncharacterized protein LOC134744438 — translation MDSQRAQANGIPGKEKAFKYEQKVPSEEEKTTSPLLYKADNIKYIDAADDEKLNNDDKRDRDLNTVNSMKTNHVTDSLAVSYTKNEKDEDAVSTNEGVKFMGLGDTDSICSSRPPDEQGPQIPDGGWGWVVVFASFLIATVADGLAFSYGLINEKWVKHFNTTEAKVSLIGSLFISVPLIAGPIMSALVDRYGCRKMTMLGGVASTIGFVAAAVSDSVGVLYVTYGLMAGLGMGLLYVTAVVSIAYWFEKRRNLAVGLGSCGVGFGTFVYSPLTTFLLDYYGWRGTLLILAGTVLNVCVCGAIMRDPAWLIEEQKKNRKLSKAKRASSTISISAKSAKSGGGESVYPGAEELKSLMKSGETPEYILTALVASIAEAEQVEATTKMNADLSQANKVSSVINLPTFLRQSEKVPVEVLDQLSTNKRLYNIILQNYPSLLALRSNSEQKLPIEPAADVSKNKPIKMSIKLKLNKKEKKKEFETKLDIVREKLLQPIPENKPAIIAPRNDRLDWWNLKTDNHYLRGIRVHRNSIMHRGAMMNIAKYKLRASSCPDIYRNSMWSIEEQETDGSWGRRLIDALNKTFDFNMFTEFHFLMMNISTLVLFIWFIVPLFYLPGFMEETGYSTYQGPVMLSVFGVANIIGIAGLGWMGDLPWVNITKTYAICLIFCGVSIIMFPVLIRIMDPLAPHSFYIIAVNVVIFGLTFSSSYSYTPSILVELIALERFTMAYGLVLLSQGLGHLVGPPMAGGLKDKTGYWDAAFYVAGIWVIISGILVGVIPYTKNFRICGNAPLAKDVASEPDPGVRIIVH, via the exons ATGGACTCGCAAAGAGCCCAGGCAAATGGAATTCCAGGGAAAGAGAAAGCATTCAAGTATGAACAAAAAGTACCGTCTGAAGAGGAGAAGACTACGTCTCCATTGCTTTACAAAGCTGACAACATTAAGTATATAGATGCGGCGGATGACGAGAAGTTAAACAATGACGACAAACGTGATAGAGATTTAAATACTGTCAATTCTATGAAAACGAATCACGTTACAGATAGTTTGGCTGTGTCCTATACTAAGAATGAAAAAGATGAAGATGCGGTTTCTACCAATGAAGGAGTTAAGTTCATGGGGTTGGGCGATACGGACAGTATTTGCTCAAGCAGGCCACCTGACGAGCAAGGCCCACAGATACCTGACGGTGGTTGGGGATGGGTAGTCGTATTTGCGTCATTCTTAATCGCGACCGTCGCTGACGGTTTAGCCTTCTCGTATGGATTAATCAACGAAAAGTGGGTGAAGCACTTTAACACAACCGAAGCCAAGGTTTCTCTGATCGGAAGTTTGTTCATATCAGTCCCACTGATAGCCGGACCTATAATGAGTGCCCTTGTAGATCGATATGGATGCAGGAAAATGACTATGTTAGGAGGCGTGGCCTCTACTATTGGATTTGTAGCTGCAGCAGTTAGTGACTCTGTGGGTGTTTTGTATGTGACTTATGGTCTCATGGCCGGTCTAGGAATGGGGCTCCTGTACGTCACCGCTGTTGTATCCATAGCATATTGGTTTGAGAAGCGAAGAAATCTCGCCGTTGGACTTGGCTCCTGCGGCGTTGGGTTCGGAACATTCGTCTACTCACCGTTGACAACGTTTTTGTTGGACTACTATGGATGGAGAGGAACACTCCTGATATTGGCTGGCACAGTACTTAATGTGTGCGTATGTGGTGCTATCATGAGAGACCCTGCTTGGTTGATTGAGGAGCAGaagaaaaataggaaattaagTAAAGCGAAAAGAGCATCGAGTACAATATCGATTTCTGCAAAATCTGCAAAATCAGGCGGTGGCGAGTCAGTATATCCTGGTGCAGAAGAGTTGAAATCATTGATGAAGAGTGGGGAGACACCGGAATATATACTAACAGCACTAGTAGCATCAATAGCGGAAGCGGAACAAGTGGAAGCGACGACCAAAATGAATGCGGATCTCTCACAAGCCAACAAAGTTAGCTCTGTCATAAACTTGCCTACATTCTTACGACAGAGTGAGAag GTTCCAGTAGAAGTTCTAGATCAACTATCAACGAATAAACGTCTGTACAATATTATACTACAAAACTATCCATCACTTCTCGCTTTAAGAAGCAACTCTGAGCAGAAACTTCCAATCGAACCGGCCGCAGACGTTTCTAAAAACAAGCCAATTAAAATGTCaattaaactgaaattaaataaaaaagagaaaaagaaGGAATTTGAGACAAAACTGGATATTGTAAGGGAGAAACTATTACAACCTATTCCAGAAAATAAGCCAGCCATTATAGCTCCTAGAAATGACCGCCTGGATTGGTGGAACTTGAAGACAGATAATCACTACTTAAGAGGTATCAGAGTACATCGTAATTCCATTATGCACAGAGGTGCTATGATGAACATTGCGAAATACAAGTTACGCGCGTCTTCATGCCCTGATATCTATAGAAATTCAATGTGGTCAATAGAGGAACAAGAG ACTGACGGCTCCTGGGGCAGGCGCTTAATCGACGCATTGAACAAAACCTTCGACTTCAACATGTTTACCGAGTTCCACTTCCTGATGATGAACATATCCACCCTGGTGCTGTTTATCTGGTTCATCGTGCCGCTGTTCTACCTGCCCGGCTTCATGGAGGAGACTGGGTACTCCACATATCAAGGCCCGGTGATGCTGTCAGTGTTCGGTGTAGCCAATATTATTGGTATT GCGGGCCTCGGCTGGATGGGCGACTTACCATGGGTAAACATCACGAAAACCTACGCAATATGTCTCATCTTCTGCGGAGTCTCCATCATCATGTTCCCCGTCCTCATACGAATCATGGACCCGTTGGCGCCTCACAGCTTCTACATAATAGCAGTGAACGTTGTGATATTCGGGCTGACATTCTCGAGTTCCTACTCGTACACGCCGAGTATTTTGGTCGAGCTGATCGCCCTGGAGAGGTTTACTATGGCGTATGGGCTGGTGCTGCTGAGTCAGGGTTTGGGGCACCTTGTTGGACCACCTATGGCTG GTGGGTTGAAAGACAAGACCGGGTATTGGGACGCCGCATTCTACGTGGCCGGCATCTGGGTAATCATCTCCGGTATTCTGGTCGGCGTAATTCCTTACACCAAGAACTTCCGGATTTGCGGCAACGCTCCGCTGGCCAAGGATGTTGCTTCGGAACCTGATCCAGGTGTTAGGATCATTGTGCATTAA